In Desmospora profundinema, the sequence CTTTGGGCAATTTCAGTTCGTAATCCATTTCCACCAGGGCGGTTTTCCCATCGGCCAATGGTCGATCCAACTGGATGCGAAGAAGGGTCCCTTTCTCTTTTGCGGAAGCTTTTTCTCCGTCCACCTTTACCTGGCTCACCTTAAGGTGACCCGGCTTTTCCGGCCTGGATTCCGCTCCCCATTTCCAATCCTTAAACGCATTGGGGTATAAATGAAAATAAACGTCTTTCCAAGCCTTTTCCCGCCTGTCTGGCAACCTCACTTTCATGTGTCCGCGAACGGTCTGATCCTTGGCCGAATAGGTCGCTTCCAATTGATAATGGGGCCGTTCTCCTGCCGGCTGGGATAACGCTTCCGCCGACGGCGACCATATTCCCGTCAACATCGCGGCCATCAGGATCGCCAGAATGAAACCGCGATACCCGCGTATTCTCATGTTCGCTCCTCCGTTCATTGGAAAATCCTGCCCCATTAGCCTTACCCAATCCCGCCTTTTTATGAACCGATTCTAGTTAAAAACAAAAAACACCGTCGACCCCGCTTGTGGAAGTCAACGGTGTAACCCGTCTTGTACTCACCCTCTTTCGTTCTTACAAATTTCCGCGGCGCTCCTGTTCCCGTTCAATCGCTTCAAAAAGGGCTTTGAAGTTTCCTTCGCCAAACCCGCGGGCACCCTTGCGCTGGATAATCTCGAAAAACAGGGTGGGGCGGTCTACGATCGGTCGAGTGAAAATTTGCAGGAGGTAACCTTCATCATCCCGGTCCACCAGAATCTTATGCTTGCGCAGGTCCTCCAGGGCCTCGTCGATTTCCCCCACCCGGTCGGACAGTTCATCATAATAGGTATCCGGTGTGTTCAGAAATTCAACACCCTTGGATTTTAACGATTGCACCGTTTTCACGATGTCCTTGGTGTACATAGCCACATGTTGCACGCCGGCCCCCTGATAATATTCCAGATACTCCTCGATTTGCGATTTGCGCTTTCCTTCTGCCGGTTCATTGATGGGAAACTTGATGCGGCCTGTTCCGTTTTGCATCACCTTGGACATCAGGGCGGAATATTCCGTGGTAATGTCCTGATCGCTGAAGTGACGCAATTCCTTGAACCCCATCACTTTTTCGTAATAGGAAACCCATTCCTCCATCTTTTCCACATTTCCCACCACATGGTCGATACCCTTCAAACCTGCATCTTCAAAAGGAATGTGCAGATCCGCCACTTTATAGCCGGGTGCGAATACACCCCGATACTGATTCCGTTCCACCAGTGTGTGTATGGTATCCCCATAAGTACCGATTACCGCTTTTTTAATCGTTCCGTGTTCATCTTC encodes:
- the hppD gene encoding 4-hydroxyphenylpyruvate dioxygenase; its protein translation is MKEMKASSSVEEQDFLPILDVDYLEFYTGNAKQAAHYFCKTFGFHLMAYKGLETGSRDRVSYVLEQGDIRLVVSGCLAPDHPITRFVNRHGDGVKDIALQVKDVESAYQEAVSRGGISIREPWTEEDEHGTIKKAVIGTYGDTIHTLVERNQYRGVFAPGYKVADLHIPFEDAGLKGIDHVVGNVEKMEEWVSYYEKVMGFKELRHFSDQDITTEYSALMSKVMQNGTGRIKFPINEPAEGKRKSQIEEYLEYYQGAGVQHVAMYTKDIVKTVQSLKSKGVEFLNTPDTYYDELSDRVGEIDEALEDLRKHKILVDRDDEGYLLQIFTRPIVDRPTLFFEIIQRKGARGFGEGNFKALFEAIEREQERRGNL